The genome window GCTGGACAACATCCGACATGAGTTCATGCTCAATCATTCTTTCAAGAAGAATTCTGAATTCAATACAGATATTCATCGCTCTTGTTTTATAAGCATCAAAGCCACTTTCATAAAATAGATCCTCCGCTTCGGGAAGATCACTATCGATTAGCGTGTTGAGTGCTTGTAATGGTTTCTGTGCTTCTAGAGGAGTTTTTCCCGGCTCACCCGTCCCCCACGGTTCTTTACGGACACATATTATTTTAGGCTTTATATCAACCTTTCTGGTATAGTCCTGAGCCATCGCCAGAAATGATAGGCGATGGGTGAATATGATAACTTGTCTCTCGGAAGCAATAGAGCAGAGGCGTTGAACAACTGCCTCTTCGTAATTTTGATCAAGTGAAGAAATCGGATCATCAAATACCAAGGGATCCGGATAGGTCTTGCCTGTGACATCAGCAAGAAATGCCGCAATAGAAATGACCCGATTTTCTCCCTCGCTCAGGACATCGGCGAGGCCACTCTGAGAGGCACCCCGAAGCTGGAGCTTATGAAGGACACGGCCCTTAGAGACTCGTGATTTCACGAGCTCAACATTAACCTTTCTCGCGCCAAGGGTTTTGAGTTCCGTGTCGAATCTTTGCGCGAACGCATCCGTGATCAAGGTTTCTGCAAGCTCTCCTTTTTTCTTTGACAGAGCTGTAGTATCGGCCAATGTCTTTGCCATTTGAATCAGGCCAAGCGACTTCAAGCGGCAGACTTCTTCATCAATGGCGGCGCGGTGCTCAGACAACCACTTTCTGGCCTGCAGGCTGTATATCTTTTTCTTGATCTCCTCTCTATTATCGCTTTTAGCATCTTCATCGTATTTTGCCGCAAGTTTGCTGAGGTTCTTCGAGCGGATGTTGGCTTGTTCGATCCATTTCAGTGGGAGCACCGGATCGGGAATGGCTTCTTCAGAATCGATCCCAGAGAGTTCATCTTTCCTAGCCTGCAATTGAGCAAAGAATTCCATCACTTGGCTTGCAAAGTCATCTTGTTGAATGCCAGCAGCATCGATAAGTGTCTTTAGCGTTTCCGAGGTGGGTAGCGTCTCGATAGTTTGACTAGCGTCCTCATATTCCAAGGCCGCATCCGTTGCGGCTTTCTGCATTTCGCCCTTCACAAAAAATTCGAAGGAGATCAACCGATCCTTGGTCTCCTGGGTCAGGGGTTGATGGCACAGAACACAACGGGAGCCATCAGAAACATTCGGGTACTCGGCTTCTTTGTAGGCCGCTGATACGGAGTAGTTCCGGGCCGCTTCCCAAAACTCTTTCCAGACATCAGAGCCGATGCCTTCCAGCTCGCTTCCTGAGAACATCTTTCCCGCCGCAGTGTCTGCCGCTGTCTTCTTGAGAATCGACTTCTTCTTGGCAGCAATGATCCGTCGGTAATTCTCGTCCGATAATTGTGCCAGATACTTTTTCGCATCCTTAATCAGAGTATCGATATGCTGTTTCTGATTTCTCAGTTGATTTACTTTTTCCGCCGGGCTCTGTTCGGCAAGGCGCTGTTGCAGCGTTTGCATCTCGGTCTCGTCAAGGTTGCCAAATGTGCAATGCTTATCGATGTCATAGGTGCTGGTCTTGGCGCTGATGGCTTCGTACCAGATACCTTCAGGGGTTACCTTCTTATCAGCCGGGATATTAGGCTTTTTGGACTGAAGCCGGTCGGCCTCGGCGTCCAGGGCAGATGCTACCTTTCCGCATGCGAGGATGAGCGAGCTGAAAAACGATAAAACCGGCGGCTCATAGCTCACCTCACCTTCGATGCTGACAAAAACTTTGCCAAAGGAGTTGTCGAAAATATCAACGCAATTGAGGTCATCGCAGATGCCTTGTCCTGACCAGATATG of Thermovirga sp. contains these proteins:
- a CDS encoding AAA family ATPase, which produces MSGISTSLAKWFSERPQWLQIAAARLLKQLELTDKDVSELATLCQQEADGKLPETTCSFPSTVFSQGAEGIFRLCSISDVEGINALAPRKPLEFGKGNLTVIYGSNGSGKSGYVRLLKHVCGARETGTLYRNVFKPDSTEQKACISFEQDGILKTHIWSGQGICDDLNCVDIFDNSFGKVFVSIEGEVSYEPPVLSFFSSLILACGKVASALDAEADRLQSKKPNIPADKKVTPEGIWYEAISAKTSTYDIDKHCTFGNLDETEMQTLQQRLAEQSPAEKVNQLRNQKQHIDTLIKDAKKYLAQLSDENYRRIIAAKKKSILKKTAADTAAGKMFSGSELEGIGSDVWKEFWEAARNYSVSAAYKEAEYPNVSDGSRCVLCHQPLTQETKDRLISFEFFVKGEMQKAATDAALEYEDASQTIETLPTSETLKTLIDAAGIQQDDFASQVMEFFAQLQARKDELSGIDSEEAIPDPVLPLKWIEQANIRSKNLSKLAAKYDEDAKSDNREEIKKKIYSLQARKWLSEHRAAIDEEVCRLKSLGLIQMAKTLADTTALSKKKGELAETLITDAFAQRFDTELKTLGARKVNVELVKSRVSKGRVLHKLQLRGASQSGLADVLSEGENRVISIAAFLADVTGKTYPDPLVFDDPISSLDQNYEEAVVQRLCSIASERQVIIFTHRLSFLAMAQDYTRKVDIKPKIICVRKEPWGTGEPGKTPLEAQKPLQALNTLIDSDLPEAEDLFYESGFDAYKTRAMNICIEFRILLERMIEHELMSDVVQRYRRAINTMGKICNLAKISEADCKYFDELMTKYSKYGHSQPPEAPVTIPEPDELREDFDGLREWQKEFKNRPTTSVFQEAK